One window of Uloborus diversus isolate 005 chromosome 3, Udiv.v.3.1, whole genome shotgun sequence genomic DNA carries:
- the LOC129219140 gene encoding uncharacterized protein LOC129219140 — MCLFEVNGNRQTARELNVDEKRIREWRKQKDVLMQTPREKRAQRRGPAAKWKDLESELFQWIGDERKNGRSLSTVLIRIKAKQMAKEKGLDDFKGGPSWCSRFFKRNKLSMRARSLTSLTRLKKHF; from the exons ATGTGCCTCTTTG AAGTAAATGGAAACAGGCAAACAGCACGGGAGCTGAATGTTGATGAAAAACGCATCAGAGAGTGGCGTAAACAGAAAGATGTGCTGATGCAAACGCCCAGAGAGAAGCGTGCTCAACGTCGCGGTCCTGCTGCAAAGTGGAAAGACTTAGAAAGTGAACTGTTCCAATGGATTGGAGACGAAAGGAAAAACGGTCGCTCTTTATCTACTGTCCTCATTAGAATTAAAGCAAAGCAAATGGCGAAAGAAAAAGGTCTCGACGACTTTAAGGGTGGACCTTCGTGGTGTTCTCGTTTTTTCAAACGAAACAAACTGAGCATGAGAGCTCGTTCACTAACTTCTTTAACACGTTTAAAGAAGCATTTCTGA